A single genomic interval of Bacillus spongiae harbors:
- the fliE gene encoding flagellar hook-basal body complex protein FliE produces the protein MAFSNIDSINQIILSPSSEKKIKTTPNEAHTNFAEFLTQSLNEVNELEMKSHELTEKVVKGEEVDLHQVMIAAQKASISLQTTVEIRNKVVESYKEIMRMQM, from the coding sequence ATGGCCTTCAGTAATATTGATTCGATAAACCAGATTATTTTAAGTCCGTCGTCTGAAAAAAAAATAAAAACTACCCCAAACGAAGCTCATACGAATTTTGCTGAATTTTTAACGCAATCGTTAAATGAAGTAAATGAGTTAGAAATGAAATCTCATGAGCTAACTGAAAAGGTTGTAAAAGGTGAAGAGGTAGACTTACACCAAGTTATGATAGCGGCACAAAAGGCGAGTATTAGTTTGCAGACAACAGTAGAGATTCGAAATAAAGTTGTAGAATCCTATAAAGAAATCATGAGAATGCAAATGTAA
- the flgC gene encoding flagellar basal body rod protein FlgC yields MSIFNSMNTTASALTAQRLRMDVISSNMANVDTTRGKLVDGEWQPYQRKSVVLQPKDTPFSSFLSSAMKGKLNNGGVEVSKIVEDTETPNKLVYDPTHPDANQEGYVSMPNVDPLREMTDLISATRSYEANVTVFNANKSLLTKSLEIGR; encoded by the coding sequence ATGTCGATATTTAATTCAATGAATACGACCGCTTCAGCGTTAACGGCTCAACGATTGAGGATGGATGTCATTTCATCGAATATGGCCAATGTCGATACAACTAGAGGTAAACTAGTTGACGGAGAGTGGCAACCATATCAAAGAAAATCAGTCGTACTACAGCCGAAAGATACTCCGTTTTCTTCTTTTTTATCTTCAGCAATGAAAGGTAAACTAAATAACGGTGGAGTTGAAGTATCGAAAATAGTGGAAGATACCGAAACGCCAAATAAATTAGTTTATGACCCAACTCATCCTGATGCAAATCAAGAAGGGTATGTAAGTATGCCGAATGTTGATCCGTTAAGAGAGATGACAGATTTAATATCAGCAACTCGTTCATATGAAGCCAATGTGACTGTGTTTAACGCAAACAAGTCACTACTAACAAAATCATTAGAAATTGGTAGATAA